CGCCCGGTGCGGCTTGCGATCGAACGGCGCGACCCAGTACGCGCTCGGCACGCCCAGCTGCGCCTCGAGCTCGCGCTCGCACTCGGCGAACTGGTCGCAGAGCAGCGGCAGCGCGGTGGGCTCGAGCACCGGGTAGTGCGCCGCCGTGTGGTTCGCGATGGTCCAGCCGCTCGACGCGAGCGCGCGCACACCGTCCCAGTCGTCGAAGATGCGGAACGCGTCGGCCCGATCGGCGTCGGACGTGAAGCGGCGATACACCGTGTCGACGTCGGCGACCAACTCGGGGGAGAACAGGTCGAGCGTCGCGTGGCGCACGGGCTCCGCGGCGTCGTGTCCGCGGGCGCGCAGCCGGCTCCGCACGAAGCGCATGCCGTCCCGGTAGCTGAGGTACGACAGCTTCGCGCGCCAGAACATCTCGGTGCGGCTCGTGAAGCGGCTGTTGACCGACAGCGCGCCGGACACGCCGTGCCGAGCGAGGATCGGTGCCGCGTAGCGGCGCACGCCGACGTAGCCGTCGTCGAACCAGAAGCTGACGTACGCGCGGTCGAGCGCGCCCGCGCGCCACCGTTCGTGGCCTTCGGCCACGCTCGCGAGCGTCGCGACGCGCGCGAGCGACGCGACGCACTTCGCGAACGCATCGGGCGGGCACGTGAGCGGGAGGCCGCTGAGATACGGGTTCTCCTCCCACGACACCTCGTGAAACCCGAGCACGTACCACCCCGGCTTCACCAGGCGCGCCTCCGTCGCAGCGCCGCGCCGAGCCAGCCGCGCCCGAAGTCGCCGTGCACCGCACCGCGCACGTGCGCGTCGCACTCGCGGGCGAGATAGGTCACACCGTCGAGCGGCTGGTCGAACGCGAGGATGCTTCCCGTGTCGCGGATCTCGCGCACGCACTCGATCATGAGCTCCGTGCCGAGGGCGACGACGCGCTCCATCACCGTCTGCACCGAGTCGCTCGGCGTGAGACACGGCGTGGAGCGGCGCAGGATCGGCCCCGCATCGACGCCCGTCGTCGTCACGTGCACGGTGGACGCCACGCGCCGCAGGTCGCGGTGGTACAGCGCCTGGTAGGTCGTCTGGTTTCCCTTGTAGTCGGGCGAGTAGCCGGCGTGCTGATTGATCGGCAGGCCGCGCACCGACTCCAGCACGTCACGACCGTACAAGCCGCCGCCGAGCGTGAGCAGGAAGCACGGCCGCAGCGCGCGCAGCTCGCGCACGAACGTGTCGCCGTTCGCCTCGCTCGCCGGCAGCAGCCGCGGTGGAACGACGGCATG
This DNA window, taken from Gemmatirosa kalamazoonensis, encodes the following:
- a CDS encoding formyltransferase family protein produces the protein MIPFDLAPRRLEVPAHTEPTIVVVTGAEPRHVRFALRMQQAFGTDVVAWYQLTRPPSAPPPAPPAAPPAPEPLLRRARRAVRRALGRRPPVAPEPPASIFLEEIEVLRPHAVVPPRLLPASEANGDTFVRELRALRPCFLLTLGGGLYGRDVLESVRGLPINQHAGYSPDYKGNQTTYQALYHRDLRRVASTVHVTTTGVDAGPILRRSTPCLTPSDSVQTVMERVVALGTELMIECVREIRDTGSILAFDQPLDGVTYLARECDAHVRGAVHGDFGRGWLGAALRRRRAW
- a CDS encoding polysaccharide deacetylase family protein is translated as MKPGWYVLGFHEVSWEENPYLSGLPLTCPPDAFAKCVASLARVATLASVAEGHERWRAGALDRAYVSFWFDDGYVGVRRYAAPILARHGVSGALSVNSRFTSRTEMFWRAKLSYLSYRDGMRFVRSRLRARGHDAAEPVRHATLDLFSPELVADVDTVYRRFTSDADRADAFRIFDDWDGVRALASSGWTIANHTAAHYPVLEPTALPLLCDQFAECERELEAQLGVPSAYWVAPFDRKPHRAPAFQATFDACAGGRTLVLVGNAVNRDFRPGKPIERIGPPPDLASLPDLLARLPD